The Triticum aestivum cultivar Chinese Spring chromosome 3A, IWGSC CS RefSeq v2.1, whole genome shotgun sequence genome includes a region encoding these proteins:
- the LOC123058836 gene encoding protein BOLA2: MGVTKEDVEAAVAAALSPTHLVVTDTSGGCGASYEIEVVSVKFEGKRLLDCHRMVNTALAPLMAEIHAVSIKALTPAQAQPKPQPEPAAAADKSQQA; the protein is encoded by the exons ATGGGCGTGACCAAGGAGGACGtggaggccgccgtcgccgccgcgctcAGCCCCACCCACCTC GTGGTCACCGATACATCCGGCGG GTGCGGCGCGAGCTACGAGATCGAGGTGGTGTCGGTCAAGTTCGAGGGGAAGCGGCTGCTGGACTGCCACCGGATGGTCAACACCGCGCTGGCGCCGCTCATGGCCGAGATCCACGCCGTCTCCATCAAGGCGCTCACCCCCGCACAGGCCCAGCCCAAGCCCCAGCcggagccggccgccgccgccgacaagtCGCAGCAGGCCTGA
- the LOC123062718 gene encoding sm-like protein LSM3A translates to MASADEEIAVKEPLDLIRLSLDERIYVKLRSDRELRGKLHAYDQHLNMILGDVEEIVTTVEIDDETYEEIVRTTRRTIPFLFVRGDGVILVSPPLRTA, encoded by the exons ATGGCGTCGGCCGACGAGGAGATCGCGGTGAAGGAGCCGCTGGATCTGATTAGGCTCAGCCTCGACGAGCGCATCTACGTCAAGCTCCGGTCCGACCGCGAGCTCCGCGGCAAGCTCCAT GCATATGATCAGCATTTGAACATGATCCTTGGAGATGTTGAGGAGATTGTAACAACTGTTGAGATCGACGATGAAACATATGAAGAAATTGTGCGA ACAACCAGGCGTACCATCCCCTTCCTTTTTGTCCGAGGCGATGGTGTCATATTGGTCTCTCCGCCTCTGCGAACGGCGTGA